From one Bos indicus x Bos taurus breed Angus x Brahman F1 hybrid chromosome 7, Bos_hybrid_MaternalHap_v2.0, whole genome shotgun sequence genomic stretch:
- the LOC113896544 gene encoding FUN14 domain-containing protein 1-like, with protein sequence MATRHLPPQEYESDGDSYKVLDLTEYARRQHWWNRVFAHSSGPIVEKYSVATQIAVGGVSGWCAGFLFQKVRKLAATAVGGGFLLLQMAGDGGYVQINWKRREKDVNKAKGRMKKRANKAAPEVSNVIEAATEFVRQNIVIASGLVGGFLPGLAS encoded by the coding sequence ATGGCGACCCGGCACCTCCCTCCCCAAGAATATGAAAGTGATGGTGACTCTTACAAAGTGTTGGATTTAACTGAGTATGCCAGAAGACAACACTGGTGGAATCGAGTGTTTGCCCACAGCTCCGGACCTATCGTAGAAAAATACTCAGTAGCCACCCAGATTGCAGTGGGTGGAGTGAGTGGCTGGTGTGCGGGATTTTTGTTCCAGAAAGTTCGAAAACTTGCAGCCACTGCGGTAGGTGGTGGCTTTCTTCTCCTTCAGATGGCCGGTGATGGTGGCTATGTGCAGATCAACTGGAAGAGACGTGAAAAAGATGTAAACAAAGCAAAAGGACGGATGAAGAAACGAGCAAATAAGGCAGCACCCGAAGTCAGTAATGTAATAGAAGCAGCAACAGAATTTGTCAGACAGAACATTGTTATAGCCAGTGGACTCGTGGGAGGCTTTTTGCCAGGCCTTGCATCTTAA